From the genome of Pseudomonas migulae:
CGCCAATGCGAGCTTGAAAGTGGCCCGCTTCATCTTCGCCAATGTCCCGGGACTGGACACCAGCGTGCCGGTGAATCGCGCTGCAGCTAAGCCTGCAGCAGCGCAGATCGTCCACAGCTATCCGATTCCGGAAGAGAACGCCGGCTATGTGAATCCCAACCAGATCGTGTACAGCGCGCAGATCGGGTCGGATATCGGTGACTGGGACTTCAACTGGATCGGTTTGGAAACGGCCGAAAACGTACTGTTTGCCGTGGCCTACGTGCCAGTGCAGCAGAAGCGACGCAATATCCCGCCGCTGCAGATCGGCAACAACCTGACCCGCAACTTCCTGGTGGTGTTCGACGGTGCCCAGGCGCTGACCGGCGTCACGATCGATGCCAACACCTGGCAGCATGACTTCACTGTGCGCCTGGCCGGCATCGACGAGCGCGAGCGGCAGAGCAACCGTGACGTGTTCGGTCGCGCCTGTTTCTTCGGAAGTTCGCTGCAGGTGGAAAAGGTCGGCAGCGTGTACCAGGTCAAACTGGGCACCGCTTACCTGGAGGGCATTCGTATCGTGAGTTCGGCGGCCGTGCCGATCGTACCGCCGGCGCTGCCGACGACCGCGTGGGTGGATGTGTCGCTGCAGCGCCAACTCAGCGATGTGACGGCGAGCTGGCAAGTGGTGTTCGGTGCAGCCAAAGCCGATTACACCGACACGGCCGGGGTGCGTCACTACTGCATACCACTCGCCGACCTGGTTAACAGCGCGACCATCACCGATCGGCGTTCCGTGGAGCCTATCAATGGCTCCTTGGTCACCCATTTTGCCGCCCGTATCGGGGACTACGCCAACTTGCGTGCCCGGGCGACGACCAAGGACGACGTGCTGTTGGGCAATATCCCCAACGCCATCAGCGACGACGAGAACACCAACAGCAGCGTGATCCTGGCCACCACCAAGGCCGTCAAGTCGGCTACTGCGCTGCTTTGGACGGCCATCGCCAATATCGTGTCGGGGGCTACCGTCGTCGGGAAGGCGACCAAGTTGGCAACCGCCAGGAAAATCACCCTGAGTGGTGCCGTTGTCGGGGAGACCACATTCGACGGCTCTGCCGATGTGACGCTGACGGCTGTCGGCACCGTAGCCACCGAGATCTCCGCCGGTACTGCAGAGATAGCATCCATTACGCGCACCAATGCGGGCGTCAATGACACTGCATTTATCACCCCCAAAAAACTACGCTGGGGCGTCGCCTACAGCCTGGGAATGAATGGCTACATCGTGTTCCCGAGCTGGCTGGGAGGCTTGGTCATCCAGTGGGCGAACATCATGGCCGGCAGTGGATCGACCGACTTTGTGAGCACGGGCAACGCCTTTCCCATCGCCTTTCCCGAAATGGTGTTCGGCATGCTCGCCACCGTCAAACATGGTGCCGCGATCGTAGGTAACTGGGGCTGCTATGGCATCGCCACCAGCACGTCTCAATTCACTGTCGTGATCGACGGTAGTAACTCCGCAACCATCGACCGCAACGCGTTTGTCGTCGCGTTCGGGAAGTAGGCCTAAAGATGACTCGCTATTTCAGCCCCTCGACCCTTGGCACCTACATTGACAGCATTCATATGGCGATTCCGGCAGACGCCGTAATCATCAGTGACGCTCTGTTCGCCGAAGTGGTGACCAATCGTCCGGCAGCCAAACGCCTTGCGCCTGGCCCTGATGGCTTGCCCGTGCTGGTCGATCTCCCGCCACCGACCGAGCAGCAGTTGATCGCGGAGTTCACCAACACGGTGCAAAACTGGATGGACTCCAGTGCCCAGCGGTTCGGTTATGACGATATCGGCAATGCCATCACCTATGCCGAAGAACCGGCGGTGCCCAAGTTTCAGCGTGAAGGGCAGGCGTTTCGTGCGTGGCGGTCGGCCTGTTGGGAGTTTTGTTATGCACAACTCGCAGCCGTAAAAAGCGGTGAGCGGGCAATGCTCACCCCGCAGGATTTGGTCGCTGAACTGCCGCTTTTGGAATTCGCCAATGATTAACCCCTGGGCACCGGTGACCATGCGCTGGCCCGAACAGGCTACCCAGTGGATGGACGGCTTGGGCGCGGCCAAGGATCTGGCCGGCGGCGAGCTGGCCAGTACCGCGTTACGCCTGGCCAGCCTCAACGGAATGACCAGCACCAACCCGGGGCCAGTCGGCGCCGCTGCAGAAAGCGCGATCGCTGCCGGCCGTGCTGCAATGACCCAGCAGATGGGCGAGGCGCCGGCATGCCTGGTGGTGACGCCATTTCAAAGCGGCATTGGTCAGGGTCGAGGAAACCAACGTTTCCTGTCAGCACCGAACCTGCTGCAGCAGCTGGCCAGCAAACTGACCGATGGAACCGACACTGGTCGCCCAACCGGGCCGCAATACGCGCTGTCGCTGCTGTTCCTGGGCACGAACTTCGGCCAGTGGGCCGACACGCTGTCGCGCTTCAATGCGTTGCTGCCGATTCCTGACCTGGTGCGCGCTGAGCGTCGGGCGCGACACCTGTCGACGCTGGAGACGGAAAAGTGGGTGATCCCCAGTTCTGGCCCGTTGCCGCGCTGGCAAACGCTGCCGCTTGAGCGATGCACCGTGGTCAAGGCTGCCAAACAGTCGATGTCGGGCCAACTGGCGGTGCTTGAGGGTTATGCGGCCGACAGTTCGCCAATGGGCGAGCTCGCCGCGTTGGCCACACGCAAGGCAGCCCAGCAGCAAGGCCGTGATCAGCAGTTGAATGACCTTAAGGCGTTGCTCGCCGGCGGAACAGCAGACGGCAGCACGCGCGCACGGCTGATCGGTCCCGGTGATGTCAACGAGCTGCGCCGATCGCTGCTCGAGGGCGATGCCCCGGGGCACGAATGGGTGCTGTCCGCCGGCGTGCTGTTGGTGGGATCGCCGGAAGGGTTGAGCTTTGTGCGCGAATTGGTGGGCCTATGACGTTGCTACTAGACGGCGAGCAGATCCTCGGCAAGAAAATGAAGGTCACCGCCAACCTGCGCATCGAAGCCGATGACATGTCGGGGCAGACCAGCAGCACCGACAAGGGGCACAAGGGATTCAAACCCAAGACCCTGGCGGTCACGCTGATGATCCCCTTTGCGGACAAGGACCAGTTGCGCACGCTGATGCGACTGGCCGAATCCACGGCGAGCGGTGGCCAGCTGAAGAAGTACCGCATCGTCAACGACACCGCCGCCGCGTTCGGCATCCGTGAGGTCGAGTTCGCGGAAGGTGTCAGCGCCCGGGAGGACGACTCGCTCAACGCCTGGCAGGTGCAGTTCACCCTGTCCGAAAAACTCTCCAACCCCGAACGCGTGGAAAACCGCCGTGCCGGCAACAGCGTAGCCAAACAATCCGCACCAGGGCAAGCCGTCGCCGGCGACGGTGCCGGCGGTGCTGATGGCAAAGGCGAGGAACTGTCGGGCTTTGAAGCCACGCTTAAGAAGCTCGACAACTACCTGGGCGGAACGCCGCAATGAGCATGAAGCTGCACAAGGTGCTGACGATCAATGGCACCGTTTACCCGCTGGTCAAAGAGGACGTCCGCCTCGATCTGAAAAGCCCCGGCCGGGCGACGTTCACCATTCAGGCCGGCACCGCTGTAAAGGGCCTGGTGATGCTCGATGTCGGTTACAACGACGCCCCGCTGCAGCGCCACTTCATCGGCTACGTTGAGCGATCGACCACGGCCTCGAGCACCGAGCAGGTATTGGCCTGTCGCGAGCTCGCCGCGATCCTGGCCAACCCACTGCCGCTGAACCTGCGTCATGTGGACCTGCAGGCAGTGCTGGCCGAGATCAGCACGAAGACCGGGCTGCGGTTTCGTGTGCCGGACCAGCCCTATGCGAAGGTCAAGGCACCGTACTTCTATGGACTGGCCACCGGTTACCAGGCGATGGACAGCCTGGCCACGGTGTTCAACATCCCCGACTTTATCTGGCAGCAGCAAGGGGACGGCGAGGTGTTTGTCGGCAGTTGGGCGGACAGCTTCTTTGGCGCCCGGGGACCGCTGCAGCTACCGGCCGAGCTGTTCGACGGCTACCAGAGCAATCAAAGCGCGATGGTCGCGGCCCTTCCCGGGTTGCGACCAGGTGCATCGATCAACCAAGGCGATCGGATCACGTCCGTGACGCTCGCCGGCAACCAGATGGCCATCCGATGGAAGACGCAATCCGCCGCGCAGTAGACCGGCAATTCCCTGAACTGAGTGGCGGTTACCACTTGCCGCGCTTTGGCCGTGTGGTGGCCGTCCCTGATGCGCCTGCAGCGCCTGGACTGTGTGACGACTTCCGGCCACGCTTTGGCGTCGACGTCGAAGTGCTGCTGCCCGATGG
Proteins encoded in this window:
- a CDS encoding DNA-binding protein, which produces MTLLLDGEQILGKKMKVTANLRIEADDMSGQTSSTDKGHKGFKPKTLAVTLMIPFADKDQLRTLMRLAESTASGGQLKKYRIVNDTAAAFGIREVEFAEGVSAREDDSLNAWQVQFTLSEKLSNPERVENRRAGNSVAKQSAPGQAVAGDGAGGADGKGEELSGFEATLKKLDNYLGGTPQ
- a CDS encoding phage tail-collar fiber domain-containing protein, with amino-acid sequence MGASITLAGESLIAQKLAANASLKVARFIFANVPGLDTSVPVNRAAAKPAAAQIVHSYPIPEENAGYVNPNQIVYSAQIGSDIGDWDFNWIGLETAENVLFAVAYVPVQQKRRNIPPLQIGNNLTRNFLVVFDGAQALTGVTIDANTWQHDFTVRLAGIDERERQSNRDVFGRACFFGSSLQVEKVGSVYQVKLGTAYLEGIRIVSSAAVPIVPPALPTTAWVDVSLQRQLSDVTASWQVVFGAAKADYTDTAGVRHYCIPLADLVNSATITDRRSVEPINGSLVTHFAARIGDYANLRARATTKDDVLLGNIPNAISDDENTNSSVILATTKAVKSATALLWTAIANIVSGATVVGKATKLATARKITLSGAVVGETTFDGSADVTLTAVGTVATEISAGTAEIASITRTNAGVNDTAFITPKKLRWGVAYSLGMNGYIVFPSWLGGLVIQWANIMAGSGSTDFVSTGNAFPIAFPEMVFGMLATVKHGAAIVGNWGCYGIATSTSQFTVVIDGSNSATIDRNAFVVAFGK